The Halorussus salinus genome contains a region encoding:
- a CDS encoding ABC transporter permease, with product MSVSGVAIAIALMLIVTGVALGLSSQTTVGGDSVDYWITPEAGSTSTMVVSTEGPQFGAVHATTERLTRNEEVAYATPVLMHAMEMHTPGGEDESKYIIVIGVVAQSDVEVAGLSAGPLTPGDPYYANGSYNGTWTEEAVVSPAAAELLGATNGTSLIPTRGAQGNQTLTVSSIGSEDVSTGMGQLPVILVHLSEIQQLTGATDGDQADQILVDTNSRNVKSELADVYPRSTVMARSGLTAKSMSSGLPLAMSVAALCVAVIVGTLFVGTTMGLEITADQQQYALLGALGLPWRSRAVVVLVQALTVTIVGGIFGLGLGYLGIEVTNHLAQEYIAPTAIAVAHPMLGVYGVGVAILIGLLAAPYLLWLTKRTSILDQLNT from the coding sequence TTGAGCGTCAGTGGTGTTGCTATCGCGATCGCGCTCATGCTCATCGTCACCGGTGTTGCACTCGGCCTGTCCTCTCAGACCACTGTGGGTGGTGACTCCGTCGATTATTGGATCACACCAGAAGCAGGCTCGACCTCCACCATGGTTGTCTCCACAGAGGGCCCACAGTTCGGTGCCGTGCATGCGACGACCGAGCGGCTTACTCGGAACGAAGAGGTTGCGTATGCCACGCCAGTACTCATGCACGCAATGGAGATGCACACACCCGGTGGTGAAGACGAGAGTAAGTACATCATCGTCATCGGTGTTGTCGCACAGTCCGACGTGGAGGTCGCTGGGTTGTCTGCTGGACCATTAACGCCTGGTGACCCCTACTACGCAAATGGCTCCTACAATGGGACGTGGACTGAAGAAGCCGTAGTGTCGCCTGCTGCCGCAGAACTCCTCGGTGCGACGAATGGCACGTCCTTGATTCCCACTCGAGGAGCACAGGGTAATCAGACGCTCACGGTGAGTTCGATTGGCAGTGAGGATGTGAGTACTGGGATGGGCCAACTCCCCGTCATCCTCGTGCATCTGAGCGAGATTCAGCAGTTGACGGGCGCGACAGATGGCGACCAAGCAGACCAAATCCTGGTTGATACGAACTCGCGTAACGTGAAATCCGAGTTGGCGGATGTCTATCCGCGCTCGACAGTGATGGCTCGGAGTGGACTTACTGCAAAGAGTATGTCTTCGGGGCTCCCGCTTGCAATGAGCGTGGCAGCCCTGTGTGTGGCCGTTATCGTTGGCACGCTCTTTGTCGGCACGACGATGGGACTTGAGATTACGGCTGACCAACAACAGTATGCGTTACTAGGTGCACTCGGGCTTCCATGGCGCAGTCGTGCCGTCGTTGTGTTGGTACAGGCACTGACGGTGACCATTGTAGGTGGAATCTTCGGACTCGGATTAGGATATCTCGGTATTGAGGTAACGAACCACCTCGCCCAGGAGTACATCGCACCGACTGCCATCGCCGTTGCTCATCCCATGCTGGGGGTGTATGGCGTTGGTGTCGCCATTTTGATCGGGTTGCTCGCCGCGCCGTACCTTCTGTGGCTCACCAAGCGAACGTCGATCCTCGACCAACTCAACACCTAA
- a CDS encoding ABC transporter ATP-binding protein, whose translation MQHQNAPNSTSDTHTAGPVIAECENVTRTYTRGGSRRFFGSSSSERPTVTALEDVSLSVHRGEIIGLAGPSGSGKSTLLHLLAALDTPTDGTVTVDGQDTGSLSGRARTRLRLSTIGIVFQRFHLLPALSAKSNVALPLVEQGLGKQARHDRATDLLEKVGLGDRASHKPGELSGGEQQRVAIARALATDPDLIIADEPTGELDTTTAGAILEVFEDLADDRAVVVASHDDPTLAIADRRIDLQDGRVVPNGD comes from the coding sequence ATGCAACACCAAAACGCCCCCAACTCCACATCGGACACTCACACCGCTGGCCCTGTAATTGCAGAATGTGAGAACGTCACCCGAACATACACACGCGGTGGCTCACGCCGATTCTTCGGTTCATCATCAAGCGAACGGCCCACTGTGACCGCCCTTGAAGACGTAAGTCTCTCCGTCCATCGTGGTGAAATCATTGGGCTCGCAGGACCGAGCGGTAGCGGAAAATCGACACTCCTCCACCTGCTTGCTGCACTCGACACCCCAACTGATGGGACAGTCACCGTCGATGGACAAGATACAGGTAGTCTGTCTGGTCGAGCGCGAACACGACTCCGACTCTCAACAATTGGCATTGTCTTCCAACGCTTCCATCTGCTTCCCGCGCTCTCTGCAAAATCGAATGTCGCCCTTCCACTGGTTGAGCAGGGCCTCGGTAAACAGGCGCGCCACGACCGTGCGACTGACCTCCTAGAGAAGGTCGGCCTTGGTGATCGAGCGTCGCATAAGCCCGGTGAATTGAGTGGTGGAGAACAACAGCGGGTTGCTATCGCACGCGCGCTCGCGACAGATCCTGATCTCATCATCGCAGACGAACCAACCGGCGAGCTTGACACCACGACTGCGGGCGCGATTCTCGAGGTGTTCGAGGATCTTGCGGACGACCGCGCGGTCGTTGTCGCATCGCATGACGACCCGACGCTCGCGATTGCTGATCGGCGAATCGACCTGCAGGATGGACGCGTGGTACCCAATGGCGACTAA
- a CDS encoding PGF-pre-PGF domain-containing protein codes for MPDDETMTAGNVSVWEQSILPLRTDTSNADTQIDNAAWYIERPNSDFSSDSVSLNKDTIGVFKAGEEITVEFNGDYTSKSGSLAGEKLTIVAARVSPSPTTTYPSINSYEDVMEVIDTTSRDDVQDRATEEKLNRNVTFYEKSLLEINTDSLGTYTFTPPKSGEYVFFVANGEPANSGLKIDDKNLTVTGEPTIVGVERAMVHNQPSSASLSTSSPARGDTLTFKMNDISSMDGDNVQQAVLVYDEETGFEDQMFKLRVEGSPSTISELSESTTLKHSISEVNGVAHVEDGTTFFDKDVSRRNVGSYGVTSLMDFVKENTDRTIPETEAIHDSGAGDPTLDGSVTAVTGKDSTINVQTLTNWSSDTYRWVHVAVNEDGDIRTKTDTFDLEKSYIGVSNIQLPSKKPKAGKSFTVSAEIHNTGNEKLTNEDVWLEYRKEGSTDWNRITDEKVDLDADETKTVDLTGAIPKKGTYEIRVNGKIATDTLTVKAKDGGGGSNPGSPGGGGGAGGLEPPQSVETVQQSDGSAVADIRGGQAGDNVQISIPSKQATQVSGVSFESLNVKLKNGNAHFKFAINSFSSRPSSVPSDPSGVTVKGYLQVEKELISNADIEEATFRFGLSSSQLSEYSTPNNVVLYRYHDGSWQELETTFVGQENGQYKFEAVTPGFSVFAIGEKQPSISVSSAELGRSTVTVGETVDVTAELTNDGNGEGTYTAELTVDGDVVATKDVTVKGGETKTVTFNYEASETGKFEVSVDDASAGTLTVVEEGDAGSDSDGSDSDETTTSAGPDEEEDDDDGGIGALGISIAVLLILGLIGGGLYYFRDEVQMYLSS; via the coding sequence GTGCCCGACGACGAAACAATGACTGCCGGAAATGTATCCGTTTGGGAGCAATCAATTCTCCCACTCCGAACTGATACGTCAAACGCAGATACGCAGATCGACAATGCTGCGTGGTATATTGAACGGCCCAACTCCGACTTCAGTTCGGACAGTGTTTCGCTCAATAAAGATACGATTGGTGTCTTCAAAGCCGGGGAAGAAATCACGGTTGAGTTCAACGGGGATTATACCTCGAAATCTGGTAGCCTTGCAGGCGAAAAACTGACCATCGTTGCTGCACGAGTCAGTCCCTCACCGACGACCACGTATCCGAGCATCAACTCCTATGAGGATGTTATGGAGGTTATCGATACCACCTCCCGGGATGATGTGCAGGACCGTGCGACGGAGGAAAAACTGAACAGAAATGTCACGTTCTACGAGAAAAGCCTCCTGGAAATTAACACCGATAGTCTCGGCACCTATACGTTCACGCCGCCGAAGTCCGGTGAATACGTGTTCTTTGTCGCAAATGGGGAACCAGCCAACTCAGGGCTGAAAATCGACGATAAGAACCTTACTGTGACCGGTGAACCGACAATTGTGGGTGTCGAGCGTGCTATGGTCCACAACCAGCCGTCGAGTGCGTCACTCTCAACGTCTAGTCCTGCACGCGGTGACACTCTAACGTTCAAGATGAACGACATATCCTCAATGGATGGGGACAACGTTCAGCAGGCTGTCCTTGTCTACGACGAGGAGACTGGCTTTGAGGACCAGATGTTTAAACTACGCGTTGAGGGGAGCCCGTCGACCATTTCCGAACTCTCTGAAAGCACGACGCTCAAACACTCTATTAGTGAGGTCAACGGCGTCGCCCATGTTGAAGACGGCACTACGTTCTTTGACAAGGACGTGTCCCGGCGAAACGTGGGCTCATATGGGGTTACCTCACTCATGGATTTCGTAAAGGAGAATACGGACCGAACAATTCCGGAGACCGAGGCGATTCATGACTCGGGAGCGGGCGATCCGACTCTCGACGGATCGGTGACCGCGGTCACTGGAAAAGACAGCACGATTAATGTTCAGACGCTGACGAACTGGTCGTCGGACACCTACCGCTGGGTTCACGTCGCAGTCAACGAAGACGGTGACATCCGGACCAAGACGGATACGTTCGACCTAGAAAAATCGTACATTGGTGTCTCCAATATCCAGTTGCCGTCGAAGAAACCCAAGGCTGGAAAATCCTTCACCGTCAGCGCCGAAATCCATAATACCGGAAACGAGAAGCTCACTAACGAAGATGTGTGGCTAGAGTACCGAAAGGAAGGCTCGACCGACTGGAACCGAATCACTGACGAGAAGGTCGACCTCGATGCCGATGAAACGAAGACTGTTGACCTGACTGGTGCAATCCCGAAGAAGGGTACGTATGAAATCCGAGTCAACGGTAAAATCGCAACCGACACCCTTACTGTGAAAGCTAAAGACGGCGGTGGTGGCAGTAATCCAGGTAGCCCCGGTGGCGGCGGTGGCGCTGGAGGACTTGAACCGCCGCAGTCCGTTGAGACAGTTCAACAATCCGACGGTAGTGCCGTTGCTGACATCCGAGGCGGTCAGGCAGGCGACAATGTTCAGATTAGCATCCCCAGCAAGCAGGCGACGCAGGTGAGCGGCGTCAGCTTCGAGAGTCTAAATGTGAAGCTGAAGAACGGAAACGCGCACTTCAAGTTCGCCATCAATTCCTTCTCCAGTAGGCCTTCTTCGGTGCCGTCGGATCCGTCCGGTGTCACAGTGAAGGGCTATTTGCAAGTTGAGAAGGAACTCATCTCGAATGCTGACATCGAAGAAGCGACGTTCCGCTTCGGCCTGTCGTCGAGTCAATTGAGCGAGTACAGCACGCCGAACAACGTCGTGCTGTACCGCTACCACGACGGCTCGTGGCAGGAGCTTGAAACCACGTTCGTCGGGCAAGAAAACGGCCAGTACAAGTTCGAGGCCGTGACACCTGGCTTCTCGGTGTTCGCAATCGGCGAGAAGCAACCCTCGATTAGCGTCTCGAGTGCTGAACTCGGTCGCTCGACAGTCACCGTCGGTGAGACGGTGGACGTGACTGCCGAACTCACAAACGACGGCAATGGCGAAGGCACCTACACCGCCGAACTCACTGTCGATGGTGACGTTGTTGCGACGAAAGACGTGACTGTCAAGGGCGGCGAAACGAAGACGGTGACCTTCAACTACGAAGCCAGTGAGACGGGCAAGTTCGAGGTTTCGGTTGACGATGCCTCCGCTGGCACGCTCACGGTCGTCGAGGAAGGCGATGCTGGTTCGGATTCCGACGGATCGGATTCCGATGAGACGACGACCTCGGCTGGACCGGATGAAGAAGAGGACGATGACGACGGTGGCATTGGTGCTCTCGGCATCTCGATTGCCGTCCTCCTCATCCTCGGCCTCATCGGTGGTGGACTCTACTACTTCCGCGACGAGGTCCAGATGTACCTCAGTAGCTAA